From a region of the Mycobacteroides saopaulense genome:
- a CDS encoding MMPL/RND family transporter, whose protein sequence is MSIHRMPARPPFAAGLIRKLSVPIIVGWLMVVAIVTFAVPSLEQVGRESSVSLVPQAAPSFQAMQRMGAVFGESNSDSVAMVVLEGQQPLGDDAHAYYDGLVRQLRADTTHVQHVQDYWGDPLTATGVQSADGKSVYVQLNLAGNQGQALANKSVEAVRSIVDRTAPPPGVQAYVTGPAPLVTDMNHAGNSSIVKITVVTLVVIFTMLLFVYRSVVTVVLLLIMVGMQVQAARGIVALLGDHGVIGLSTFSVNLLVSLGIAVGTDYGIFFTGRYQEARQSGEDRQAAFYITYSSVAKVVVASGLTIAGAIFCLSFTRLPYFQTMGVPAAIGMAVAVAVAVTLVPAVIGFGSRFGLFEPKRKMMVRRWRWIGTAIVRWPGPILAGACAVGLIGLLTLPGYRTSYDDRLYVPQDIPANIGYAAAQRHFPESRMTPDVMVLEADHDMRNPADFVVLHKLAKGLFAVPGISMVQSITRPEGSPIERTSIPFQISLQSAGMLQILPFGKERVDDMLKQAEDTTKMINQMQHTYELMRNISDITNETVVMNRELTATVDRLRDYIANFDDFFKPLRNYLYWEKHCETIPICFAIRSVFQALDGTDLLSERTHRILERVEEMNLYQRELINLFPPMISTMKSMRAMMLTMHSTMSGIFSLIDQTAANASEMGKIYDGAQNDDSFYLPPEVFENEDFKRAMSLFFSPDGKAVRLILTYRGDPGTPESLSRVDAVRSAAEEALKVTPLENAKIHLAGTAATFKDLRDGSAYDLLIAGVAALCLIFGIMLVMTRSFVASLVIVGTVALSLGAAFGLSVLIWQNILGIELHWLVLAMSVIILLAVGSDYNLLLVSRMKEEIGAGINTGIIRAMGGTGKVVTSAGLVFAFTMMSMVVSDLRVIGQVGSTIGIGLLFDTLVVRAFMTPSIAALLGRWFWWPQRVLQRPIRRSRQFADRGERVLQDA, encoded by the coding sequence ATGAGTATCCACCGGATGCCGGCCAGGCCGCCGTTCGCAGCCGGGCTGATCCGTAAGCTCTCTGTGCCGATCATCGTGGGCTGGCTGATGGTCGTCGCCATCGTCACCTTCGCCGTTCCGTCGTTGGAACAGGTCGGACGTGAGAGCTCGGTGTCCCTGGTTCCTCAAGCGGCGCCGTCGTTTCAGGCCATGCAGCGCATGGGCGCGGTTTTCGGTGAATCCAATTCCGATAGCGTGGCGATGGTTGTGTTGGAGGGGCAGCAACCCCTCGGGGACGACGCTCACGCTTACTACGACGGCCTGGTTCGGCAACTGAGGGCCGATACGACCCATGTGCAGCACGTTCAAGACTATTGGGGCGATCCGCTCACGGCGACAGGTGTGCAGAGCGCCGACGGCAAGAGCGTGTACGTGCAGCTGAACCTCGCGGGTAACCAAGGGCAGGCCCTGGCGAACAAATCCGTGGAGGCGGTCCGGAGCATCGTGGACCGCACTGCTCCGCCGCCCGGGGTGCAGGCCTACGTCACGGGGCCCGCGCCGTTGGTGACGGATATGAACCATGCGGGCAACTCGTCCATCGTGAAGATCACCGTCGTCACACTCGTGGTGATCTTCACGATGTTGCTTTTCGTGTACCGCTCGGTGGTCACCGTCGTGCTGCTGCTGATCATGGTGGGGATGCAGGTACAGGCGGCCCGGGGAATCGTCGCGCTTCTGGGTGACCATGGGGTCATTGGGCTTTCGACTTTCTCGGTCAACCTGTTGGTATCGCTGGGCATCGCGGTGGGAACGGATTACGGCATATTCTTCACCGGGCGGTATCAGGAGGCACGCCAGTCCGGCGAAGATCGCCAGGCGGCCTTCTACATCACCTATAGCAGTGTCGCGAAGGTTGTCGTGGCCTCCGGGCTCACGATTGCGGGCGCGATATTTTGTCTCAGTTTCACTCGCCTGCCCTACTTCCAGACGATGGGCGTACCCGCTGCTATCGGCATGGCGGTGGCGGTTGCCGTCGCAGTGACGCTGGTCCCGGCCGTCATAGGTTTCGGTAGTCGTTTCGGACTATTCGAGCCGAAGCGAAAGATGATGGTCCGCCGGTGGCGGTGGATCGGCACGGCGATTGTCCGGTGGCCAGGCCCCATTTTGGCCGGGGCGTGCGCGGTCGGGCTGATCGGACTGCTGACATTACCGGGCTACCGGACCAGCTACGACGACAGACTGTATGTGCCCCAGGATATTCCGGCTAACATCGGCTATGCGGCCGCGCAGCGGCACTTCCCCGAGTCGCGCATGACGCCGGACGTCATGGTTCTCGAAGCAGACCACGATATGCGCAATCCCGCGGACTTCGTGGTGCTACACAAGTTGGCAAAGGGTCTTTTCGCTGTGCCGGGTATCTCCATGGTGCAGAGCATCACTCGCCCGGAGGGCAGTCCGATCGAGCGGACATCCATACCGTTTCAGATCAGCCTGCAGAGCGCCGGCATGTTGCAGATTCTGCCGTTCGGGAAAGAACGTGTGGACGACATGCTGAAACAGGCAGAAGACACGACAAAGATGATCAACCAGATGCAGCACACCTATGAGCTGATGCGCAACATCTCGGACATCACCAACGAGACCGTCGTCATGAACCGGGAGCTGACGGCGACCGTGGACAGACTGCGCGATTACATCGCCAATTTCGACGACTTCTTCAAGCCGCTGCGGAACTATCTGTACTGGGAGAAGCACTGCGAGACCATCCCGATCTGCTTCGCCATCAGATCCGTTTTCCAGGCACTCGACGGCACCGACCTGCTCAGCGAGCGGACTCATCGGATCCTCGAGCGCGTGGAGGAGATGAACCTGTATCAGCGGGAGCTGATCAACTTGTTCCCGCCGATGATCTCGACGATGAAGTCGATGCGGGCCATGATGCTGACGATGCACAGCACCATGTCGGGGATCTTCTCGCTCATCGACCAGACGGCCGCCAATGCCAGCGAGATGGGAAAGATCTACGACGGCGCCCAGAATGACGATTCGTTCTATCTGCCGCCGGAGGTGTTCGAGAACGAGGACTTCAAACGTGCCATGTCCCTGTTCTTTTCGCCGGACGGGAAGGCCGTCCGGCTGATTCTCACGTACCGCGGTGACCCCGGGACACCGGAGAGTCTCTCCCGGGTGGATGCCGTGCGGTCGGCGGCGGAGGAGGCGCTCAAGGTGACGCCCCTGGAGAACGCCAAGATTCATCTCGCGGGCACCGCGGCGACGTTCAAGGACCTACGCGACGGCTCCGCCTACGATCTGTTGATCGCAGGCGTGGCGGCGCTGTGTCTGATCTTCGGCATCATGCTGGTGATGACGCGTAGTTTTGTCGCTTCTCTGGTAATCGTTGGGACAGTGGCACTTTCGCTGGGCGCCGCATTCGGGTTGTCGGTGCTGATCTGGCAGAACATCCTCGGCATAGAACTGCACTGGCTCGTGCTTGCGATGTCGGTGATCATCTTGTTGGCGGTGGGTTCGGACTACAACCTGCTGTTGGTGTCACGGATGAAGGAGGAGATAGGCGCCGGGATCAATACGGGCATCATTCGGGCCATGGGTGGTACCGGCAAGGTGGTCACCTCGGCGGGTCTGGTGTTCGCCTTCACCATGATGTCCATGGTGGTCAGTGATCTGCGCGTTATCGGACAAGTCGGTTCGACCATCGGTATCGGATTGTTGTTCGACACCCTGGTGGTGCGCGCGTTCATGACCCCGTCGATCGCGGCGCTGCTGGGGCGGTGGTTCTGGTGGCCCCAACGAGTGCTTCAGCGTCCCATCAGAAGGTCACGACAGTTCGCCGACCGCGGGGAGCGGGTGTTGCAAGATGCCTGA